A single region of the Neodiprion pinetum isolate iyNeoPine1 chromosome 5, iyNeoPine1.2, whole genome shotgun sequence genome encodes:
- the Pex6 gene encoding peroxisomal ATPase PEX6, translating to MVLFDYNLKRLTFVTRILMNRDIRFILPLIMANYTRLQLLRLVKMNLRVKSIPDEALQLFIGRELSSTTNYVDTYSCILANAKLINVSTISWYYVCYTSSLKKYKVTIIPSNHANTDELVMSETMKFNIQSYLSVTDFESDRYFIIAASDPDQGIAEEAEISLISNPYECLEDLVDTLLHNYFSEARYLRENDVFSIDIKNFAPSLQFLVAGNNFNAVLFKVRHLNVDKLTQNPRKGCFIVRGITSLVQKSNIHSYIPRRYLISAYKFENGLLDDNKVMDSFLSNCPPALEEPLKSLTACISPFIQHDSFVDVRPVFLVEGSEGSGKSNLVRITAERMGLNLLKVDFSDVQSLTSAQTEAKLRIVFHNAQNCVPCILMLSNIQIFGRDGEGKEDERIISSFDSELRNLYKVGSKYPLIVVATADTSRIPASLQQVFIETISMEPLSQNQRFETLKWLLASKGFRIKVDLSHVAALCTDFVLADLNAFVLHAAKIRSRFSSTETGISELTLMQDDFSKAHEYMQSRYSDWIGAPRVPKVYWEDIGGLADLKSEILRRIELPLLTSDNVGLNRTGLLLYGPPGTGKTLLAKAVATECQVHFLSVKGPELLNMYVGQSEKNVRQVFERARASAPCVIFFDELDSLAPNRGKNGDSGGVMDRVVSQLLAEIDGLGSKGSVFIIGATNRPDLIDPALLRPGRFDKLLYVGISSDKKSQLSILKALTRSFKFSDNGAELDQLVEILPDNLTGADLYAVCSNAWLFAVRRNLEKLDNKNDTDQEMKDDNDSLVDHNKVVVTKDDFFKAAKNITPSVGKDELKHYERLRYELSPTVR from the exons ATGGTCCTCTTCGATTACAATCTCAAAAGATTAACATTTGTTACTCGGATATTGATGAATCGCGATATCCGATTCATTTTACCATTGATAATGGCTAACTACACACGTTTGCAACTTTTACGTcttgtgaaaatgaacttaAGAGTAAAATCCATTCCTGACGAGGCTCTACAGCTCTTTATTGGCAGAGAATTATCATCCACGACCAATTACGTCGATACCTATTCGTGCATCTTAGCTAATGCCAAGCTAATTAATGTCTCGACTATTTCGTGGTATTATGTGTGCTATACATCTTCTTTGAAGAAATACAAGGTGACAATTATTCCAAGTAATCATGCTAACACCGATGAGCTTGTGATGTCAGAAACGATGAAGTTCAACATACAGAGTTATCTAAGCGTGACAGACTTTGAATCAGATCGATATTTTATAA TCGCAGCCTCAGATCCTGATCAAGGGATTGCAGAAGAAGCTGAGATATCTTTAATATCAAATCCGTATGAATGTCTAGAAGATTTGGTCGATACTTTACTGCATAATTACTTTTCCGAGGCTCGATATCTGAGGGAAAATGACGTCTTCTCCATTGATATAAAAAACTTTGCACCCAGCCTCCAGTTCCTAGTGGCTGGTAACAACTTCAATGCAGTTCTCTTCAAAGTCAGACATTTGAATGTTGATAAGCTCACTCAAAATCCACGGAAAGGGTGTTTTATCGTACGAGGCATAACTAGTCTGgttcaaaaatcaaatatccATAGCTATATTCCACGCCGGTATCTAATCTCGGCttataaattcgaaaatgggTTATTAGATGACAACAAAGTGATGGACTCTTTTTTGAGCAATTGTCCACCAGCGTTGGAAGAGCCTTTGAAATCGCTTACAGCTTGTATTTCGCCTTTCATTCAGCACG atagTTTTGTTGATGTACGACCAGTCTTTCTTGTGGAGGGGTCCGAAGGAAGTGGGAAATCTAATTTAGTACGAATTACTGCGGAGAGGATGGGCCTCAATTTATTGAAAGTCGATTTTTCTGACGTACAATCTTTGACCAGCGCCCAAACAGAGGCAAAACTTagaatagttttccacaatgcACAAAATTGCGTACCTTGCATTTTAATGCTGAGTAACATTCAG ATCTTTGGTAGGGATGGAGAGGGTAAAGAAGATGAGCGAATAATATCCTCATTTGATTCCGAGTTAAGAAATTTGTACAAAGTGGGCTCTAAGTACCCGTTGATTGTAGTCGCTACTGCTGATACTTCGAGAATACCTGCTAGTTTGCAGCAAGTCTTTATAGAAACTATTTCTATGGAACCTTTGAGTCAAAATCAGAGATTTGAAACTCTGAAATGGCTTTTGGCCTCTAAGGGGTTCAGAATCAAAGTAGATCTATCCCATGTCGCAGCTTTGTGCACAGATTTTGTACTCGCCGATCTGAACGCCTTTGTTCTCCACGCAGCCAAAATTAGAAGCAGATTTTCATCTACCGAGACTGGAATTTCTGAACTTACATTAATGCAGGACGATTTTTCAAAGGCTCATG AATACATGCAGTCGAGGTATTCGGATTGGATAGGTGCGCCGCGAGTACCAAAAGTCTATTGGGAGGATATAGGAGGCCTGGCAGATTTAAAGAGTGAAATACTGCGAAGAATAGAGCTACCGTTGTTGACGTCAGATAATGTCGGACTCAATAGAACTGGTCTGCTTTTATACGGCCCTCCAGGGACTGGGAAAACTCTTTTAGCTAAGGCAGTCGCGACCGAGTGTCAAGTTCACTTTCTATCTGTGAAGGGACCTGAATTATTAAACATGTACGTCGGGCAGAGTGAGAAAAATGTCAGACAAG TATTTGAAAGAGCAAGAGCATCGGCACCATGTGTGATATTCTTTGATGAGCTAGATTCACTGGCGCCAAATCGTGGAAAAAACGGAGATAGCGGAGGAGTGATGGATCGTGTTGTTTCGCAACTGTTAGCTGAAATAGATGGATTGGGAAGTAAAGGAAGCGTGTTTATCATTGGGGCAACAAATAGGCCAGATTTAATTGATCCAGCACTGCTAAGACCCGGAAGATTTGACAAATTGTTATACGTGGGAATATCGTCTGACAAAAAATCACAGCTGAGTATATTAAAGGCACTGACTAGATCATTCAAATTCTCTGATAACGGTGCTGAACTTGACcaacttgttgaaatattaccGGACAATTTAACCGGCGCCGATTTGTACGCAGTTTGTTCAAATGCCTGGCTTTTCGCAGTGCGTAGAAATTTAGAGAAACTCGATAATAAGAATGATACCGATCAAGAGATGAAAGATGATAATGATAGTCTCGTGGATCATAACAAAGTTGTTGTGACCAAAGATGACTTTTTCAAAGCAGCCAAAAATATCACACCTTCCGTCGGTAAAGATGAATTAAAACATTACGAAAGATTAAGATATGAATTAAGTCCTACGGTTAGGTAG
- the LOC124219395 gene encoding ras GTPase-activating-like protein IQGAP1, translating to MREIATMTIIPQNATDEARKSAEEMDEQRHKTVAYEYLCHLEEAKKWLEACLREKLPATLDLEENLRNGVYLAKLCHFIAPDVLPFNKIYDPEQKRYAVAGLQFRHTDNINHFIKCLKSMQLPLTFQPETTDIYDKKNMPRVIYCIHALSTHLFKMGMAPQIQDLYGKVNFTDEEINVMSKELKKFGLPMPAFQKIGGLLTNEMPGNTAALHAAVIAINQALDAEVENAMLGTLQNSAARLKNIDSRNVQRYRESLSKAKELKTQAAQNRSLNDSYVPDAYDELLTQAEIQGHINAVNVQCALEDVVASVHQGIGETLISALSVPALQLKNVINANAELYGKELLQLIETPEWKIKADEHQGCKDLVQRSVDIANGIADVSQRRTEAVQLLNQSLQNGDQRDLLNSLMNPNLGLAYYIDEFAAPLYYEEMKIDCIESKKELTYSDIIVSIKVLSSIAAVSKAVDTGNPELTYQALTHPETHIMLLDIENKVKYHRALAAARIEKQAVFVSENPLLTYVDIQECVDIVNQQCQEDNAVILVLNELNDAVINNSRAGIINTLQNPLLKLREPIPPADSSLYLKLFKQALDENHPDGSGLWLEDVNNVAQIVYDEVEEVQAACTFLSQVNIAIDENDAELTYDSLRSTGLNINPKYKEEYHKFLHNMKQHKLQNFFGPYVRHVTNRGNVAYIDMTQEKYTWDKPDGILETYYISKTDIQDIIHKVEIDNRKKNLSRINEKAIVKLQSMIRGYLLRKKISDRFAKFHNNIDKIISIQRWWRRILQQKYSATILIRNANEENNPQQKHENIYDQCKKEEEKVIKIQALWRGRAARRALHSLLHLDKPPFSSVRNFLPILDFNAEDYDEDLQLQQIRTEVVQTIRHNQNLLQQLNDMDIKIGLLIQNRITLQDVVVHGKHLESLAKDKNTNRTRKNSFNEGSSHKGLKSLTKEGRKMLEGYQHLFYALQTNPTYLSKLLFLLPQSKTNKFLQNVILTLFNFGSNMREEYLLLKLFRSALQEEIRSKFEKPSEVVTGDPLVLKMVVTYARQLSGKNPLRQIVGPIIQKILADKKINIETNPVDIYKCWRNQLEMETGQTLNLPYTVTQQEALTYEQVRHRLDKGITLLKSTVMEFLTTITESRKLIPFGMLYMAKVLNDTLTEKFPNAAEKDILKVVGNLVYYHFINAAIVAPDAFDIITLPVDRSLSNDQRRNLASIAKILQFAASKKGFGEEAMHLVCLNPFIIECHEKFKKFFRYCCQIDELEEHFRIHEFTEATLIHKPDIYISLQEICDTHSLVVEYQYQIAPDPLDPLHELLDDLGQTPTVASLMGITDPICESNMIRLGKTEVCLILINKFEVPDSNDSSLNKLFIKTKELLVSVLPFLNGDSLADALANNTTPIEEKRYDKKSYLPSSVKTVHKSSSLNDCKAQLRAYLSKLELGGWVSRADGYQNIITAVAKDLCHKSKYRILRRTELQTLRATKQSLDQKTKYYEEQVQFYNEYIHRCLENLNTGKGSLHAYKTIQKNNHGKLKSKMTLKYSAAKLQEKGVLLEVDGLPHSQFKNVIFEISPTEHSGIFTVRGKFMGVEMEKVDVDIQKLLQLQFEGAPIMDMFGKAKINVNLLLFLLNRKFYGKT from the exons ATGAGGGAAATTGCGACGATGACAATTATCCCTCAAAATG caACCGATGAGGCAAGGAAATCGGCTGAGGAAATGGACGAACAACGCCACAAAACTGTTGCTTACGAATACCTCTGTCATTTAGAAGAGGCAAAAAA GTGGCTGGAAGCATGTCTAAGGGAGAAACTACCTGCGACTCTTGACCTTGAGGAAAATTTGAGGAATGGAGTTTACTTGGCAAAGTTGTGCCATTTTATCGCACCCGATGTTTTGccttttaataaaatatacgatcCTGAACAGAAACGATATGCCGTTGCTGGACTTCAGTTTCGCCACACAGACAATATCAATCATTTTATAAAATGCTTAAAGAGCATGCAGCTGCCGTTg ACTTTTCAACCAGAAACTACAGATATATATGACAAAAAGAATATGCCAAGAGTTATCTACTGCATCCATGCACTCAGTAcacatttattcaaaatgGGAATGGCACCGCAGATTCAAGACTTGTATGGAAAAGTGAATTTCACAG ATGAAGAGATAAACGTTATGAgcaaagaattaaaaaaatttggactGCCGATGCCAGCATTCCAAAAAATCGGTGGATTATTAACTAACGAAATGCCAGGAAATACAGCCGCTCTGCACGCGGCTGTAATTGCCATAAATCAAGCCCTTGATGCAGAG GTGGAAAACGCGATGTTAGGAACCCTCCAAAACTCTGCCgcgagattgaaaaatattgattctCGTAATGTTCAGCGATACCGCGAGAGTTTGTCCAAAGCTAAGGAATTGAAGACACAAGCTGCACAGAATAGG TCTCTGAATGATAGCTATGTTCCTGATGCTTACGACGAACTGTTGACCCAGGCTGAAATTCAAGGACACATCAATGCGGTAAATG TTCAGTGCGCTCTAGAAGATGTTGTGGCTTCTGTTCACCAAGGAATCGGGGAAACTTTGATTAGTGCTCTGAGTGTGCCTGCACTTCAATTGAAG AACGTTATAAACGCGAATGCTGAATTGTATGGAAAGGAATTGCTTCAGTTAATAGAAACTCCGGAATGGAAAATCAAAGCTGATGAGCACCAAGGCTGCAAAGATTTAGTTCAACGGTCTGTGGACATCGCTAACGGAATAGCAGATGTTTCCCAACGAC GTACCGAGGCAGTTCAGTTACTGAATCAATCATTGCAAAATGGTGATCAAAGAGACCTGCTAAACTCACTGATGAATCCAAATTTGGGTTTAGCTTACTACATCGATGAATTTGCCGCACCTTTATATTACGAGGAGATGAAGATCGACTGTATCGAGTCTAAG AAAGAACTCACCTACAGTGATATTATTGTTAGCATAAAAGTTTTATCTTCAATTGCGGCTGTCAGCAAAGCAGTTGACACTGGGAATCCTGAATTGACATATCAAGCACTGACCCACCCTGAAACTCACATTATG CTACTCGACATAGAGAATAAGGTGAAATATCACAGAGCATTAGCAGCAGCTCGTATTGAGAAACAAGCAGTATTTGTGAGCGAAAATCCTCTTTTGACATATGTGGACATTCAGGAATGTGTAGATATTGTAAACCAGCAATGCCAGGAAGACAATGCAG TTATCCTGGTATTGAACGAGTTGAACGATGCAGTTATAAATAATAGTAGAGCTGGCATCATCAATACACTTCAAAACCCACTTCTCAAATTGAGAGAGCCAATACCTCCAGCTGATTCTTCTTtgtatttgaaattgttcaaacaAGCTTTGGATGAAAATCATCCTGATGGGTCCGGATTGTGGCTTGAGGATGTTAATAATGTTGCTCAAATCGTTTATGACGAAGTGGAGGAAGTGCAAGCTG CTTGCACATTTTTATCTCAAGTAAACATTGCTATCGATGAAAACGACGCTGAATTGACTTATGACTCTCTGCGATCAACCGGCCTAAATATAAATCCAAAGTATAAGGAGGAATATCACAAATTCTTGCATAACATGAAACAGCATAAG TTACAAAACTTCTTTGGCCCATACGTTCGTCATGTAACAAATAGAGGAAATGTAGCGTATATCGATATGACCCAGGAGAAATATACCTGGGACAAACCAGATGGTATTTTGGAAACATATTACATCAGCAAAACTGATATCCAG GATATTATACACAAAGTGGAGATCGACaatcgtaaaaaaaacttAAGCAGGATTAACGAGAAAGCAATTGTTAAGCTGCAGTCGATGATACGAGGATATTTATTgcgtaaaaaaatatccgatCGCTTTgccaaatttcataataatattgataaaattatcaGTATTCAGAGATGGTGGCGGCGAATTTTACAGCAAAAGTATTCTGCTACTATCTTGATAAGAAATGccaatgaagaaaataatccCCAgcaaaaacatgaaaatatttacgatcaATGCAAAAAAGAG GAAGAGAAGGTGATTAAAATTCAGGCCTTATGGCGTGGGAGAGCGGCAAGGAGAGCTTTGCACTCCCTTCTTCATCTTGACAAACCGCCATTTTCAAGTGTAAGAAATTTCCTACCAATTTTAGACTTTAATGCCGAAGACTACGATGAGGATCTTCAATTACAG caAATTAGAACTGAAGTAGTTCAAACAATAAGACATAATCAGAACCTCTTACAACAGTTGAATGACATGGACATTAAAATCGGACTCCTCATACAGAACAGAATAACTCTGCAG GATGTAGTGGTACATGGAAAACACCTGGAATCGCTTGCAAAAGATAAGAATACAAATAGAACTAGAAAGAATTCGTTCAACGAAGGATCTTCACACAAAGGACTAAAGTCTCTGACCAAAGAGGGGCGTAAGATGCTGGAAGGATACCAGCACCTCTTTTATGCCCTACAAACTAATCCTACATACTTATCAAAACTTTTATTCCTCTTACCGCAGAGCAAGACCAACAAGTTTTTGCAAAATGTTATCCTTACACTATTCAATTTTGGCTCGAATATGAGGGAAGAGTACTTACTGCTAAAACTATTTCGCAGCGCTCTTCAAGAAGAAATTCG atctaaatttgaaaaaccttCAGAAGTAGTGACTGGAGATCCATTGGTGTTAAAGATGGTAGTCACTTACGCCCGTCAATTGAGTGGGAAAAATCCTTTGCGCCAAATAGTGGGCCCAATCATACAGAAAATACTCGCCGATAAGAAGATAAATATCGAAACGAACCCTGTTGATATATATAAGTGCTGGAGGAATCAGTTAGAAATGGAAACAGGGCAAACATT AAATCTTCCATACACAGTGACTCAACAGGAGGCATTGACCTATGAACAAGTGCGACACAGACTCGACAAAGGCATAACACTTTTGAAGAGTACAGTTATGGAGTTTCTGACGACAATTACAGAGTCTCGCAAGCTAATTCCATTCGGTATGCTCTACATGGCCAAAGTGCTCAATGACACTTTGACTGAAAAGTTTCCAAATGCTGCTGAAAAAGATATCCTGAAAGTTGTCGGAAACTTGGTTTACTATCATTTTATCAACGCAGCTATTGTCGCACCCGATGCATTTGACATCATTACTCTACCTGTAGATAGATCACTTTCTAACGATCAAAGACGAAATTTGGCTAGCATAGCCAAGATCCTACAATTTGCTGCATCTAAAAAAGGG TTTGGCGAAGAAGCCATGCATCTGGTGTGCCTTAATCCATTCATAATTGAGTGTCATgagaagtttaaaaaattcttccgtTATTGCTGCCAAATTGATGAGCTGGAAGAGCATTTCCGTATACACGAGTTCACAGAAGCAACTCTAATACATAAACCTGACATTTACATATCTCTCCAA GAAATTTGCGACACTCACAGCCTCGTTGTTGAATATCAGTATCAAATTGCTCCCGACCCTCTAGATCCTCTCCACGAGCTTTTAGATGACCTGGGACAAACACCGACGGTGGCTTCATTAATGGGAATAA CCGATCCTATTTGCGAGTCTAATATGATTCGTCTTGGAAAGACAGAGGTCTGCTTGATATTGATAAACAAGTTTGAGGTACCTGATAGTAACGATTCAAGTCtgaacaaactttttattaaaacgAAAGAGCTGTTGGTGTCAGTGTTGCCGTTCTTGAACGGGGACTCATTAGCGGATGCTTTGGCGAACAACACAACACCAATTGAAGAGAAGCGTTATGACAAAAAATCGTACTTACCGAGCTCGGTAAAAACTGTCCATAAAAG ttcTTCCTTGAACGATTGTAAAGCTCAGCTGCGTGCATATCTCAGCAAACTGGAACTTGGAGGGTGGGTGTCGAGGGCAGATGGTTATCAAAACATAATAACTGCAGTGGCAAAAGATCTTTGCCATAAAAGCAAGTACAGGATTCTCAGAAGAACAGAACTACAAACACTCAGAGCGACAAAACAAAGTCTTGACCAGAAAACTAAGTACTATGAAGAACAGGTACAATTTTACAATGAGTACATACATCGATGCTTGGAGAACCTCAACACTGGTAAAGG GTCTTTGCACGCCTATAAGACGATTCAAAAGAATAATCACGGTAAGTTAAAGTCCAAAATGACGTTGAAATATTCGGCAGCTAAGCTTCAAGAGAAAGGGGTACTGCTAGAAGTGGATGGACTTCCGCATTCGCAGTTCAAGAATGTAATATTTGAGATAAGTCCGACGGAACACAGCGGAATTTTTACTGTTCGGGGTAAATTCATGGGAGTTGAAATGGAAAAGGTCGATGTAGATATCCAGAAATTGCTTCAGCTACAATTCGAAGGTGCTCCTATAATGGATATGTTTGGAAAGGCAAAGATCAATGTCAATTTGCTTCTATTCCTcttaaatcgaaaattttatggGAAAACCTAA